From the genome of Colius striatus isolate bColStr4 chromosome 15, bColStr4.1.hap1, whole genome shotgun sequence, one region includes:
- the MKRN2 gene encoding E3 ubiquitin-protein ligase makorin-2 isoform X2 → MQGVCREGNKCLFSHDLSTSKSSTVCKYYQKGQCAYGTRCRYDHVRLPAPGAAAAAAAAAAPPPSAPAAPRGARPDGGRRERRTLVLRDRDLCGSAEDKQKAAAPGEGPCSSGQGEEPELKPHSYLEAICSGLGEAAAAGGAAGPGEQLCPYAAAGHCHFGPRCLYLHGLPCDICGLRLLHPFDPQQRKAHETRCMAAFEHEMEKAFAFQASQDKVCSICMEVVYEKPSASERRFGILSNCNHTYCLSCIRQWRCAKQFENPIIKSCPECRVISEFVIPSAYWVEDQEKKNELIEAFKQGVGKKPCKYFEQGKGTCPFGGKCLYLHAYPDGTRAEPEKPRKQLSSEGTVRFLSSVRLWDFIEDRENRTVSSTEEEVAELGELFMHLSGADEDSAPSH, encoded by the exons ATGCAAGGAGTGTGTCGGGAGGGGAACAAGTGTCTGTTCTCACATGATCTGTCCACGAGCAAGTCGTCCACTGTGTGCAAGTATTACCAGAAGGGACAGTGTGCCTACGGAACGCGGTGCAG GTACGATCACGTCCGGCTGCCGGCGccgggggcagcagcagcagcagcagcagcggccgcgccgcccccatcagcgcccgccgccccccgcgggGCCCGGCCCGACGGCGGCCGCAGGGAGAGGAGGACGCTGGTGCTCAGGGACAGGG ACCTGTGTGGCTCGGCTGAGGACAAGCAGAAGGCGGCTGCCCCCGGCGAGGGGCCGTGCAGCAGCGGGCAGGGCGAGGAGCCGGAGCTGAAGCCGCACTCGTACCTGGAGGCCATCTGCAGCGGGCTgggcgaggcggcggcggcgggcggcgcggccggcCCCGGCGAGCAGCTCTGTCCCTACGCCGCCGCTGGCCACTGCCACTTCGGGCCCCGCTGCCTCTACCTGCACGGGCTGCCCTGCGACATCTGCGGCCTGCGCCTCCTGCACCCCTTCGACCCCCAGCAGCGCAAGGCCCACGAGACG AGGTGCATGGCGGCGTTTGAGCACGAGATGGAGAAGGCCTTTGCCTTTCAGGCCAGCCAGGACAAGGTGTGCAGCATCTGCATGGAGGTGGTGTACGAGAAGCCATCGGCCTCGGAGAGGAGGTTTGGGATCCTCTCCAACTGCAACCACACCTACTGCCTGTCCTGCATCCGGCAGTGGAGGTGTGCCAAGCAGTTTGAGAATCCCATCATCAA GTCCTGCCCCGAGTGCCGGGTGATTTCCGAGTTTGTCATCCCCAGTGCCTACTGGGTGGAAGACCAGGAGAAGAAAAACGAGCTGATTGAAGCGTTTAAGCAGGGAGTGGG GAAAAAGCCCTGCAAGTACTTTGAACAAGGGAAAGGAACTTGCCCCTTTGGAGGGAAGTGTCTGTACCTTCATGCTTACCCCGACGGGACACGGGCAGAGCCGGAGAAGCCCAGGAAGCAGCTGAGCTCCGAGGGGACCGTGCGG TTCCTCAGCTCTGTTCGTCTGTGGGACTTCATTGAGGACAGAGAAAACCGGACagtgagcagcacagaggaggaAGTAGCAGAACTTGGAGAACTGTTCATGCACCTTTCTGGGGCTGACGAGGACTCTGCCCCCTCTCACTGA
- the MKRN2 gene encoding E3 ubiquitin-protein ligase makorin-2 isoform X1 produces the protein MSAKQVTCRYYMQGVCREGNKCLFSHDLSTSKSSTVCKYYQKGQCAYGTRCRYDHVRLPAPGAAAAAAAAAAPPPSAPAAPRGARPDGGRRERRTLVLRDRDLCGSAEDKQKAAAPGEGPCSSGQGEEPELKPHSYLEAICSGLGEAAAAGGAAGPGEQLCPYAAAGHCHFGPRCLYLHGLPCDICGLRLLHPFDPQQRKAHETRCMAAFEHEMEKAFAFQASQDKVCSICMEVVYEKPSASERRFGILSNCNHTYCLSCIRQWRCAKQFENPIIKSCPECRVISEFVIPSAYWVEDQEKKNELIEAFKQGVGKKPCKYFEQGKGTCPFGGKCLYLHAYPDGTRAEPEKPRKQLSSEGTVRFLSSVRLWDFIEDRENRTVSSTEEEVAELGELFMHLSGADEDSAPSH, from the exons ATGAGCGCCAAGCAGGTGACGTGCAG GTACTACATGCAAGGAGTGTGTCGGGAGGGGAACAAGTGTCTGTTCTCACATGATCTGTCCACGAGCAAGTCGTCCACTGTGTGCAAGTATTACCAGAAGGGACAGTGTGCCTACGGAACGCGGTGCAG GTACGATCACGTCCGGCTGCCGGCGccgggggcagcagcagcagcagcagcagcggccgcgccgcccccatcagcgcccgccgccccccgcgggGCCCGGCCCGACGGCGGCCGCAGGGAGAGGAGGACGCTGGTGCTCAGGGACAGGG ACCTGTGTGGCTCGGCTGAGGACAAGCAGAAGGCGGCTGCCCCCGGCGAGGGGCCGTGCAGCAGCGGGCAGGGCGAGGAGCCGGAGCTGAAGCCGCACTCGTACCTGGAGGCCATCTGCAGCGGGCTgggcgaggcggcggcggcgggcggcgcggccggcCCCGGCGAGCAGCTCTGTCCCTACGCCGCCGCTGGCCACTGCCACTTCGGGCCCCGCTGCCTCTACCTGCACGGGCTGCCCTGCGACATCTGCGGCCTGCGCCTCCTGCACCCCTTCGACCCCCAGCAGCGCAAGGCCCACGAGACG AGGTGCATGGCGGCGTTTGAGCACGAGATGGAGAAGGCCTTTGCCTTTCAGGCCAGCCAGGACAAGGTGTGCAGCATCTGCATGGAGGTGGTGTACGAGAAGCCATCGGCCTCGGAGAGGAGGTTTGGGATCCTCTCCAACTGCAACCACACCTACTGCCTGTCCTGCATCCGGCAGTGGAGGTGTGCCAAGCAGTTTGAGAATCCCATCATCAA GTCCTGCCCCGAGTGCCGGGTGATTTCCGAGTTTGTCATCCCCAGTGCCTACTGGGTGGAAGACCAGGAGAAGAAAAACGAGCTGATTGAAGCGTTTAAGCAGGGAGTGGG GAAAAAGCCCTGCAAGTACTTTGAACAAGGGAAAGGAACTTGCCCCTTTGGAGGGAAGTGTCTGTACCTTCATGCTTACCCCGACGGGACACGGGCAGAGCCGGAGAAGCCCAGGAAGCAGCTGAGCTCCGAGGGGACCGTGCGG TTCCTCAGCTCTGTTCGTCTGTGGGACTTCATTGAGGACAGAGAAAACCGGACagtgagcagcacagaggaggaAGTAGCAGAACTTGGAGAACTGTTCATGCACCTTTCTGGGGCTGACGAGGACTCTGCCCCCTCTCACTGA
- the MKRN2OS gene encoding MKRN2 opposite strand protein: MAAGAVLRLRHCRAIIFCRRAPERCPACARPLRAAALNAAPVRVPAPFARGHRQPRAFLLRPARGSFLGEYDGRSDLHVGISNSNGVVYNYDQEGIHRDAAGWDECISVPLVQPDMFALLQQWDELLEDFSVGEAWLPHRYDEHEHNCYTYALGFINSVLTAQGKQQMTKSEFTEKFVIPQTKRASKYITLHRELTANEFYIVPLPAQEEQC, translated from the exons ATGGCGGCCGGCGCGGTGCTGCGGCTGCGGCACTGCCGCGCCATCATCTTCTGCCGCCGCGCGCCCGAGCGCTGCCCCGCCTGCGCGCGCCCGCTGCGCGCCGCCGCGCTCAACGCCGCCCCGGTGCGCGTGCCCGCGCCCTTCGCCCGCGGACACCGGCAGCCGCGCGCCTTCCTGCTGCGGCCCGCGCGAGGCTCCTTCCTGGG AGAGTACGACGGGAGATCAGACCTTCACGTGGGGATCAGCAACAGCAACG GTGTGGTGTATAACTACGACCAGGAGGGCATTCACAGAGATGCAGCTGGATGGGACGAGTGCATCAGCGTCCCGCTGGTGCAGCCAGACATGTTTGCgctcctgcagcagtgggatGAGCTCCTAGAGGACTTCTCTGTGGGAGAGGCTTGGCTTCCTCACAG GTATGATGAGCATGAGCACAACTGCTACACCTACGCCCTGGGATTCATTAACAGTGTCCTGACTGCACAAGGGAAACAGCAGATGACTAAGAGTGAATTCACAGAGAAGTTTGTGATACCCCAGACAAAGAGAGCTTCCAAATACATCACTCTGCACCGGGAGCTAACAGCTAATGAGTTCTACATCGTACCCCTTCCTGCTCAAGAAGAACAGTGTTGA